In a single window of the Gracilimonas sp. genome:
- a CDS encoding Nramp family divalent metal transporter: MNNPFRKYFGPSTLVAAAFIGPGTVTVCTLAGVRSGYVLLWALLFSVIATIVLQEMTGRLGIITRKGFGEAIREQLESPVIRIMAILLVFSAIIVGNIAYEGGNISGAVLGWEEFFIGLDFTINGLNIRITSVVIGAVAFWLLFSGNFKRIVNVMTALVGIMSIVFVTTAVLIQPDMVAILKGLFIPSASPDELLTVIALIGTTVVPYNLFLHASTVQERYSSFSQLRDMRIENAVGIILGGLISMCIVITSAAASDGSLGNITSAADMAEQLEPLLGSWAKTFMGIGLFAAGITSAVTAPLAAAYAAKGMFGWKDDLKDFKFRLIWMIVLFTGVVFSAISFNPVRLIEFAQIANGITLPVIAVFLLYIMNKPLLLGTNSNSNRQNIFGVIVIIVTILIGFRSLNSVFNFF; encoded by the coding sequence ATGAACAATCCGTTTAGAAAGTATTTTGGTCCCAGCACATTAGTGGCTGCCGCATTTATAGGTCCGGGAACGGTTACGGTATGTACACTGGCGGGCGTAAGGTCCGGGTATGTATTGCTTTGGGCGCTGCTTTTTTCTGTAATAGCCACAATTGTTTTGCAGGAAATGACCGGACGTTTAGGGATTATTACCCGCAAAGGATTTGGAGAAGCAATTCGTGAGCAGCTTGAGAGTCCGGTAATTAGAATAATGGCAATACTATTAGTTTTCAGTGCCATTATAGTCGGAAACATAGCCTATGAAGGAGGGAATATATCCGGGGCTGTATTGGGATGGGAAGAGTTTTTCATTGGTCTGGATTTTACTATTAATGGGTTAAATATCCGGATTACTTCTGTAGTAATAGGGGCTGTAGCTTTTTGGTTATTATTTTCCGGGAATTTTAAGCGGATTGTAAATGTAATGACCGCCCTCGTGGGCATAATGAGTATTGTATTTGTGACCACTGCAGTACTTATTCAGCCTGATATGGTGGCTATCCTTAAAGGTCTATTTATTCCATCGGCCTCACCAGATGAACTCCTTACTGTGATCGCTTTGATTGGAACGACCGTAGTTCCATATAACCTGTTCTTGCATGCTTCTACGGTTCAGGAACGTTATTCGAGCTTCTCGCAGCTGCGTGATATGCGGATTGAAAATGCAGTAGGGATTATTTTGGGAGGGCTGATCTCGATGTGTATTGTAATTACCAGTGCTGCAGCTTCAGATGGTTCATTGGGTAATATAACCAGTGCAGCAGATATGGCTGAACAACTAGAACCCTTATTGGGAAGCTGGGCAAAAACATTCATGGGAATAGGGCTTTTTGCTGCAGGAATTACATCTGCGGTAACAGCTCCGCTTGCAGCTGCTTATGCAGCTAAGGGAATGTTTGGGTGGAAAGATGATCTCAAGGATTTCAAATTTCGTCTCATATGGATGATTGTACTTTTCACCGGGGTTGTTTTTTCTGCCATTAGTTTTAATCCGGTCAGGCTTATTGAGTTTGCTCAAATTGCCAATGGAATCACATTACCGGTGATTGCTGTTTTCTTATTGTACATTATGAATAAGCCGTTGCTGCTTGGG
- a CDS encoding YwbE family protein has product MDGKNRADIRPGMQVGIVLKKDQRSGKITNGVVQNILTNSATHPHGIKVRLTDGQVGRVKKFI; this is encoded by the coding sequence ATGGACGGCAAAAATAGAGCAGATATCAGGCCTGGCATGCAGGTGGGTATAGTGCTCAAGAAAGACCAAAGAAGTGGTAAAATCACCAACGGAGTAGTACAAAATATTTTAACTAATTCAGCTACTCATCCTCATGGAATTAAAGTAAGACTAACAGACGGACAGGTGGGACGGGTTAAAAAGTTTATATGA
- a CDS encoding alpha/beta hydrolase: MNSMNIGDFSEQTLELKEDYEGEVIATLVRSPENDTARPSVLYIHGLSDYFFQVHVAEAFHAQGYNFYALDLRKHGRSLLPHQTPNYCRSVEEYFPEIDRALQIIDSENKGGIILFGHSTGGLTSSLYLNEGSNRKLVTKLILNSPFLQFNLSFFQRAFLLPAAGIISWFLPYASLEKPFPHLYGASISSKKYGEWDYNTDWKPLNGFPAYLKWVSAMNKAQKKLHHSSDINIPILILHSDKSSRNQTWNESILKTDMVLDVEHMKALGKKLGPDVSLAEIPNAIHDVFLSKKEVRELAFDHMFEWLEKTFDD; this comes from the coding sequence ATGAATTCAATGAACATCGGGGATTTTTCGGAGCAAACGCTTGAGCTCAAAGAAGACTACGAGGGCGAAGTAATTGCTACATTGGTCCGGTCTCCTGAAAATGATACAGCAAGACCTTCCGTGTTATATATTCATGGATTGAGTGATTATTTCTTCCAGGTTCATGTTGCTGAAGCCTTCCATGCACAAGGATATAATTTTTATGCCCTTGATTTAAGGAAACATGGCCGGTCTCTTCTTCCACATCAAACCCCAAACTACTGTCGCTCTGTTGAAGAGTATTTTCCGGAGATAGATCGTGCTCTTCAAATTATTGACTCCGAAAATAAGGGCGGTATTATTCTTTTTGGTCATTCCACCGGGGGACTTACCAGCAGCTTATACCTGAATGAAGGCTCTAATCGTAAACTGGTAACAAAACTCATCCTGAATTCGCCTTTTCTACAATTTAATCTGAGTTTTTTTCAGCGAGCTTTTTTACTACCCGCCGCTGGTATTATCTCATGGTTTTTGCCTTATGCATCTCTTGAAAAACCATTCCCACATTTGTATGGAGCAAGCATTTCCAGCAAAAAATACGGAGAATGGGATTATAACACGGACTGGAAACCCCTGAATGGTTTTCCGGCTTACCTGAAATGGGTTTCTGCAATGAATAAAGCTCAAAAAAAGCTACACCATAGTTCAGATATCAATATTCCCATTCTGATACTTCATTCAGATAAATCGAGCAGAAATCAGACCTGGAATGAGAGCATCCTGAAAACCGATATGGTCCTGGATGTGGAGCACATGAAAGCCCTTGGAAAGAAATTAGGTCCGGATGTATCACTTGCGGAAATACCCAATGCCATACATGATGTATTTCTTTCCAAAAAAGAAGTAAGAGAGTTGGCTTTTGACCACATGTTTGAATGGCTGGAAAAAACTTTCGACGACTGA
- a CDS encoding CBS domain-containing protein, translating into MQVKEILNQKGRDIFAVKPDSTVYEAIAKMAEFNIGALLVMEDSKLEGIISERDYRNKVILEGRTSKTTKVQKIMTKNVIRVEPTDTVNLCMQLMTEKKIRHLPVVDNEKVVGVISIGDVVKTVIANQKSEIDSLRNYIGGGYPT; encoded by the coding sequence ATGCAGGTAAAAGAAATTTTAAATCAGAAAGGACGGGATATATTTGCCGTAAAGCCTGATTCGACGGTTTATGAAGCCATAGCTAAAATGGCTGAATTTAACATCGGGGCTTTACTGGTGATGGAAGATTCAAAGCTCGAAGGGATTATCTCAGAAAGGGATTATCGAAATAAGGTGATTCTTGAAGGACGCACGTCAAAAACGACCAAAGTTCAGAAAATCATGACAAAGAATGTCATTCGGGTTGAGCCCACAGATACAGTAAACCTTTGTATGCAGCTTATGACGGAAAAGAAAATTCGTCACCTGCCTGTTGTAGATAATGAAAAGGTTGTTGGGGTAATTTCGATTGGTGATGTGGTCAAAACAGTAATCGCCAACCAAAAATCGGAAATTGATTCGCTCCGCAACTATATAGGCGGAGGATATCCTACATAG
- a CDS encoding MBL fold metallo-hydrolase, producing the protein MIRAVSIFFFLGLFTFSTAFAQLDNNPDRVETDEGELVIHPILHGTVIFEWNGRTVYMDPWGQANLYDDKPAPDVILITHPHGDHLSPETLASLDTENTSFYVPQAVADQMPEEYLAQTTVIANGETMEYEGITIRAVPMYNLPEKDARHAKGWGNGYVLTMGGKDVYVSGDTEGIPEMRNLEGIDIAFVCMNLPYTMDINQASDAVLDFEPAIVYPYHHRGQDIQEFKKLVDAGDKNIEVRLKNWYPR; encoded by the coding sequence ATGATTCGAGCGGTTTCTATATTCTTTTTTTTAGGATTATTCACTTTCAGTACAGCCTTTGCCCAACTGGATAACAATCCTGATCGGGTTGAAACTGATGAGGGTGAACTGGTGATTCATCCCATATTACACGGCACGGTAATTTTTGAATGGAATGGACGAACAGTTTATATGGATCCGTGGGGGCAAGCAAATTTATATGATGATAAACCAGCTCCTGATGTCATCCTTATTACTCATCCACATGGTGATCATCTTAGTCCTGAAACACTGGCCAGCTTAGATACGGAGAACACTTCATTTTATGTCCCTCAAGCTGTTGCAGATCAAATGCCGGAAGAATATTTAGCTCAAACTACAGTAATCGCCAACGGTGAGACTATGGAATATGAAGGCATCACCATTCGGGCTGTCCCGATGTATAATCTTCCCGAAAAAGATGCAAGGCATGCCAAAGGCTGGGGCAATGGCTATGTACTTACCATGGGTGGAAAAGATGTCTATGTCTCCGGAGATACCGAAGGAATTCCTGAAATGAGGAACCTGGAAGGTATCGATATTGCCTTTGTTTGCATGAATCTACCGTACACCATGGATATAAATCAGGCTTCTGATGCTGTCTTAGACTTTGAGCCCGCCATCGTTTATCCCTATCACCACCGGGGACAGGATATACAGGAGTTCAAAAAACTGGTTGATGCCGGCGATAAGAACATCGAAGTGAGGCTGAAAAACTGGTATCCAAGATAG
- a CDS encoding class I SAM-dependent methyltransferase, protein MMKCTLCSSKTEPFYYYENEDRQYHRCTNCRAVLMDTDDYPTPEEEIFRYESHDNDVEDPRYQEFVSPLVEKIMERFNPDSLGLDFGSGTGPVITKMLTDKGYSINTFDPFFDNNPDVLDLNYDYIVSCEVMEHFHHPHKEFLKLKEMLKPKGALFLKTDVFTDDIDFHAWYYKSDETHVIFYHPDTLHWMKSEFSFSGLDIDGRHITFLI, encoded by the coding sequence ATGATGAAGTGTACGCTCTGTTCATCCAAGACAGAACCGTTCTATTATTATGAGAATGAAGACCGGCAGTATCACCGATGCACCAACTGCCGGGCGGTTCTCATGGATACCGACGATTATCCAACTCCTGAAGAAGAGATATTCAGGTATGAAAGTCATGATAATGATGTGGAAGATCCCCGATATCAGGAGTTCGTGTCACCGCTGGTGGAAAAAATTATGGAGAGGTTTAACCCAGATTCACTTGGGCTGGATTTTGGTTCCGGAACCGGGCCCGTTATCACTAAAATGCTTACCGACAAGGGATATTCCATCAACACCTTTGATCCCTTCTTTGATAATAACCCGGACGTTCTGGACTTGAACTATGACTATATCGTCAGTTGCGAGGTAATGGAACATTTTCATCATCCTCATAAGGAATTTCTGAAGCTGAAAGAAATGCTCAAACCAAAAGGTGCTCTATTTCTGAAGACCGATGTATTTACAGACGACATTGATTTCCATGCCTGGTATTACAAAAGTGATGAGACACACGTCATCTTCTACCACCCCGATACGCTCCACTGGATGAAATCTGAGTTCAGCTTTAGTGGCTTAGATATCGACGGAAGACATATTACCTTCCTGATTTAG
- a CDS encoding c-type cytochrome: protein MKKLLMVLGVLFLIVIVGVAGLLTYVSNALPNVGPAPDIQIEQTTERIERGKYLANSVMLCTHCHSPQEKTKFTHPIDKTMLGAGGNRFGAEEGFPGNYYASNLTPANLDNWTDGEIYRAVTEGVSKDGRALFPIMPYPNYAKMNKEDIYSIIAYLRTLDPVENEVPVSESFFPMNLIINTIPMESELAEEEPDKTDPVSWGKYLVTAASCMDCHTPMEQGTPIPGMTLAGGMEFPMEDGSIVRTANITPDIKTGIGSWTEQQFVSRFKYYADSTFNFHEVAHGEFNTAMPWSMYAQMSEDELKAIYAYLRTAEPVDHLVTRFTPVVD from the coding sequence ATGAAAAAGTTATTAATGGTGCTGGGTGTGCTATTTCTAATTGTGATTGTCGGGGTAGCTGGTTTATTGACATATGTATCGAATGCCCTTCCAAATGTCGGTCCGGCTCCGGACATTCAAATTGAACAAACGACGGAACGTATCGAACGGGGCAAGTATCTGGCCAACTCCGTTATGCTATGTACCCATTGCCACTCTCCTCAGGAGAAAACAAAGTTTACGCATCCAATAGACAAAACTATGCTGGGCGCAGGGGGAAATCGTTTTGGAGCAGAAGAAGGATTTCCAGGCAATTATTACGCTTCAAATTTGACCCCTGCCAATCTGGACAATTGGACGGATGGTGAAATTTACCGCGCAGTTACCGAAGGTGTAAGTAAAGATGGGCGGGCGCTATTCCCAATTATGCCTTATCCAAACTACGCTAAAATGAACAAAGAAGACATTTACTCAATCATTGCTTATCTCCGTACTCTCGATCCTGTCGAAAATGAAGTGCCTGTTTCAGAATCTTTCTTTCCGATGAATTTGATCATTAACACCATCCCTATGGAAAGTGAGCTTGCTGAAGAAGAGCCAGACAAAACGGATCCGGTATCATGGGGTAAATATTTAGTCACTGCAGCCAGTTGTATGGATTGCCACACTCCGATGGAACAGGGTACTCCCATTCCCGGGATGACTCTTGCAGGGGGCATGGAATTTCCTATGGAAGATGGCAGTATTGTCAGAACGGCCAACATCACTCCGGACATAAAAACAGGTATTGGTTCCTGGACAGAGCAGCAGTTCGTAAGTCGATTTAAATATTACGCTGATTCCACTTTTAATTTTCACGAAGTGGCCCATGGGGAATTTAACACAGCAATGCCATGGAGTATGTATGCCCAGATGTCGGAAGATGAGCTAAAAGCTATTTATGCTTACCTGAGAACCGCCGAACCGGTAGATCATTTAGTTACAAGGTTTACACCTGTCGTAGACTAA
- a CDS encoding M1 family metallopeptidase, with the protein MIASGFSDVNAQIFAPQTGFTHQDSLRGSITEEREWWDLTYYHLNVEVNIPDSSISGWNEVQYRVLKPYQTMQIDLQPPMNITKITQGGSDLEFERDGNAFFITLEKRQRTGDINEVVVHFSGKPKVAVRPPWDGGFTWTQDSNGRPFVATSNQGIGASIWWPNKDHPYDEVDSLLISVNAPDSLMDVSNGRLRGVDEHQNGTKTWHWFVSNPINSYGVNINIGDYVHFGEEYEGEKGILDLDYYVLRENLEKAKEQFKQVKPMMDAFEYWFGPYPFYEDGYKLVEVPYLGMEHQSSVTYGNGYQNGYLGRDLSGSGWGLKFDFIIIHETGHEWFSNNITYADVADMWIHEGFTNYSESLYLDYHYGEKAANEYVQGLRLGIQNNSPLIGVYGVHHEGSSDMYNKGGNLLHTLRQVADNDSLWRETLRGLNREFYHQTVTTTQIENYISDKFGMNLDPVFDQYLRDIRIPTLEYAFRNNTLMYRWGNAVDGFNLPVDVTLNGEKRRLQPGTGWKTISLESNESYTLTVDPNYYVGSFNLLGN; encoded by the coding sequence ATTATTGCGTCTGGATTTTCGGATGTGAATGCCCAAATATTTGCTCCGCAAACCGGGTTCACTCATCAGGATAGCCTTAGGGGTTCCATTACAGAAGAAAGGGAATGGTGGGACTTGACCTATTATCACCTGAACGTTGAGGTGAATATCCCGGACAGTTCAATTTCTGGATGGAACGAGGTTCAGTATAGAGTGCTGAAGCCCTATCAAACCATGCAGATCGATCTTCAGCCGCCAATGAATATTACAAAGATAACTCAGGGTGGAAGTGACCTTGAGTTCGAAAGGGATGGAAATGCCTTTTTTATTACACTTGAGAAAAGGCAAAGAACCGGAGATATCAATGAGGTTGTTGTTCATTTTTCAGGAAAACCCAAAGTTGCTGTTCGTCCACCGTGGGATGGAGGTTTTACCTGGACACAAGACAGTAATGGCCGGCCATTCGTTGCCACTTCCAATCAGGGTATAGGAGCCAGTATTTGGTGGCCAAACAAAGATCATCCTTATGATGAAGTGGACAGTTTGCTGATCAGCGTAAATGCCCCTGATTCTCTGATGGATGTTTCGAACGGAAGATTGCGAGGGGTTGACGAGCACCAAAACGGGACAAAAACCTGGCATTGGTTTGTGTCAAATCCCATCAACAGTTATGGGGTGAATATTAATATTGGCGACTATGTGCATTTCGGGGAAGAATACGAAGGGGAAAAAGGGATCCTGGATCTCGATTATTACGTGCTTAGGGAAAACCTGGAGAAAGCCAAAGAGCAGTTCAAACAGGTGAAACCTATGATGGATGCTTTTGAGTACTGGTTTGGTCCTTACCCTTTTTATGAGGATGGATACAAACTGGTGGAAGTTCCTTATCTGGGTATGGAACATCAGAGTTCGGTTACTTATGGAAACGGATATCAGAACGGATATTTGGGCAGGGATTTAAGTGGTTCGGGCTGGGGACTGAAATTCGACTTCATCATTATCCATGAAACCGGCCATGAATGGTTTTCCAATAACATCACTTATGCCGATGTAGCTGATATGTGGATTCATGAAGGATTCACCAATTATTCCGAAAGTCTGTATCTGGATTATCATTATGGTGAAAAAGCGGCCAATGAATATGTACAGGGACTCAGGCTCGGAATTCAAAATAATAGTCCATTAATAGGGGTTTACGGGGTGCATCACGAAGGGTCGAGTGATATGTATAACAAAGGCGGAAATCTGCTGCATACGTTGCGACAGGTGGCAGACAATGATTCTCTGTGGCGGGAAACCTTACGAGGTTTGAACCGGGAATTCTATCATCAAACCGTAACAACCACCCAAATAGAAAACTACATCAGCGATAAGTTTGGAATGAATTTAGACCCTGTTTTTGATCAGTACTTACGGGATATTCGCATTCCCACACTTGAATATGCGTTCAGAAATAACACGCTGATGTACAGATGGGGAAATGCAGTAGATGGATTTAACCTGCCTGTCGATGTCACATTGAACGGAGAAAAGCGGAGACTACAGCCAGGCACCGGCTGGAAGACTATTTCCCTGGAATCCAATGAGTCGTACACTCTTACTGTTGATCCGAATTATTATGTGGGAAGTTTTAATCTGCTTGGAAATTAA